CACGAGCGGCAGTCCGATACGTCTGCGTGGATGGATGGCGGGTACAAAATGCGGGCGACGATGCTCAATGCCGCGGACCGGACGCCGCGCCGGGAGAACTGGTGAATGGACGATGCGGAGCGGCTGTTTCGAACGTATCACGGGATGCTCGTGCGCTACCTCACCCGTCGGTTAGGCGATCGCGACTGGGCGGAAGAGGTGGCGCAGGAGACGTTCGTGCGCGCGCTCCGTCAGCGCCGGTTGTCGAACGAGCGCGCCTGGCTGTTCACCGTGGCGAACAATCTCGTGCGCGATGACGCGCGGCGCGATGCCCGGCGTCGCGCGCGCCTGGCGCTGCTGCGCGAGGAGACGCGCGACGATGTCGTCGAACCGGAGCCGTTGTCGCTCGAGCGCGCGCAGGACACAGCGCTGGCGCGGCGCGCGGTGAACGCGTTGACGGAGCGCGACCGGCTGGCGCTGCTCATGCGCGAGGAAGGATTGAATTACGAGGAAATCGCGCAGGCGTTGCACCTGTCGGCCGGATCGATCGGGACGACGCTGGCCCGGGCGCGGCGTCGATTGGTGGAACAGTACGAGGCGCTGCGCGAGGCGCAGCCGGGGAGCACGGGTCATGCAGCATCTTGACGACGGCACGATCCACGCGCGGCTCGACGGCGCGTTAGGCGCGGACGATGCCCAAGGCATCGACGCGCACGTGTCGGCGTGCGGCGCGTGCGCCGATCGCGTGGCCGAGGCGCGGGGCCTGATCGCGGCGTCATCGCGCATCCTCATGGCGCTCGACGACGTGCCCGCCGGCGTGGTGCCACCGGCGCAGGCGCGAACGGCGGCGGCGGTGCAGGCCGCGTCGCCGGCGTTCGCGGTTGCGCCACCGGCGGCCCGTGACGCCGCGCCGCCCGCCCGATGGTGGGGGATGCGCTACAGCCGGCTGGCGGCGGCGCTCGCGTTCGTCGCCGCCGGCACGTTCCTGGTCGCGCGCGGGGCGAACCGGCGCGAGGCCGGGTCGGCGGGCGAGACGCAGCGCCTAACGGAGCCGGCGCGCGCCGCGCGCGAGTCCACCGCGCCGCGGAACGAGCCGATGGCGGCAGCGCCGGGGGCGGCCGGCGCCGCACCCCGGCCGGAGGCGACGCCCGCGCCGGCGCCGGCGGCCGCGTTGGGCGGAGCGCGGCCGCACGCCGCGCCCGCCCCCAGCCTCGAGCCGCAGGTCAAATCGTTCGCGCGGGAAGAGCGGCAGCAGGCCGCGTCGGCGAAGAAATCCGCGACCGACATGAACGTCGCCATCGCCGCCGACGCCATCAAGACAGCCGATTCCGCGTCGCGCGCCGCTGAGGCCCGATCATCGAGTGCGCTCGCCCGCCGCATCGCCGAGGGCAAAGCCGTGCAGTTGTCGGAGGTCGTGGTGACCGGCCAACCCGGCGGCGCGCAATCGTCGCCCCGGCTCGTGTCCGTGGACTCCGTGCAGCGCGGCCCGGTGATGGCCCGCCGCCAGACGTACCGCGTCGGCAACGGCGCGCTGGTGGTGCTCGAGGTGACGCCGCCGGCCGCGATGCCTAACGACTCGACGCGCGCCGCGCCGGCTCCGGCGAGCGCGGATTCCCCGGCCGTCGGCGATTCGAGCGGCGCCGCGATCCACGTCATCCGGTGGCGCGGCGCCGATGGGACCGGCTACGTGCTCTCCGGCACCGTCGACGAGACTGTCCTGCAACGCGTGCGGGCTGCGTTAGGCAACAAACCCTGACGAGCATCGCCGTCACTCGACGGATAACGTCGCGGAGCTGTCGCGCCGGCGGGCGCGTGCCCACGCCTAACGCGCCGGATCGCGCTGCACGGCCAGGTCCGGCCCGCTGTCCTGGACCGCCTCATCATCGTCGTCGTCCGGCCGGAGCGCCCGGAGCACCGTGCCGCCGGCCGCGATCGCGCCGAGGATGATGTAGAGGTAGAAGGTGTAGAAGCGCCACCAGATGAGCGACGCGCCGAAGATCGACGCCGGAATCGCGTGGCCCAGCGTCTCCTTGAACGCGACTTCGATGAAGCCGCCGCCCGCCGGCACCGCCACCACCACGCTGCCGTACGTCAGCGCGATCGGCCACAAAATGAGCGGCGCCGCGGGCACGTGCACGCCAAACGAGTACACGATGATCGGCAGGATCGCGAGCCGCAGCAGGATGTGCACGATCGACGCGAGCAGCGCCACGCCGGCCATGCCGAACCGCATGTCCTTCATCCCTTCGATGCCGCGACGCAGCTGCTCGAGCACACTGCGAAACTTCTGCCACCGCGTCCCGTGCACGCCGAGCCGCGCCAGCAGCCGCGGCGGCGCATCCTTCATGCCCCGGCGCGCCAGCACGAAGCCCAACGCCCCCGTGCCTAACACGAACGCGGCGTACATCGCCACCAGG
This sequence is a window from Gemmatimonadaceae bacterium. Protein-coding genes within it:
- a CDS encoding lysylphosphatidylglycerol synthase transmembrane domain-containing protein; translated protein: MTPARWLLAIVSFAAAIGVSLYIVVTSWPPADHPVSVSVAAHGVLLGIALLELGARGAKVRLSAASLRIPMTFGVALRASAGGDFGAAITPARTGAEPARFLIMTEAGMSSAHIILVIYAELFLEMISLAIVAIAMFFTFRDAGAIITGMASLVAMYAAFVLGTGALGFVLARRGMKDAPPRLLARLGVHGTRWQKFRSVLEQLRRGIEGMKDMRFGMAGVALLASIVHILLRLAILPIIVYSFGVHVPAAPLILWPIALTYGSVVVAVPAGGGFIEVAFKETLGHAIPASIFGASLIWWRFYTFYLYIILGAIAAGGTVLRALRPDDDDDEAVQDSGPDLAVQRDPAR
- a CDS encoding sigma-70 family RNA polymerase sigma factor translates to MDDAERLFRTYHGMLVRYLTRRLGDRDWAEEVAQETFVRALRQRRLSNERAWLFTVANNLVRDDARRDARRRARLALLREETRDDVVEPEPLSLERAQDTALARRAVNALTERDRLALLMREEGLNYEEIAQALHLSAGSIGTTLARARRRLVEQYEALREAQPGSTGHAAS
- a CDS encoding zf-HC2 domain-containing protein, which translates into the protein MQHLDDGTIHARLDGALGADDAQGIDAHVSACGACADRVAEARGLIAASSRILMALDDVPAGVVPPAQARTAAAVQAASPAFAVAPPAARDAAPPARWWGMRYSRLAAALAFVAAGTFLVARGANRREAGSAGETQRLTEPARAARESTAPRNEPMAAAPGAAGAAPRPEATPAPAPAAALGGARPHAAPAPSLEPQVKSFAREERQQAASAKKSATDMNVAIAADAIKTADSASRAAEARSSSALARRIAEGKAVQLSEVVVTGQPGGAQSSPRLVSVDSVQRGPVMARRQTYRVGNGALVVLEVTPPAAMPNDSTRAAPAPASADSPAVGDSSGAAIHVIRWRGADGTGYVLSGTVDETVLQRVRAALGNKP